One Natronomonas gomsonensis genomic window, TTGGCGCTCGATGTCGTAGGTGACCTTCCGGTCGACGATGGTCTGCTCGACGGCGTCACGAACGAGGTCGGCGGCGTCGTCCCAACCCATGAACTCCAGCATGATGCGGCCGGAGAGAATCATCGCCGTGGGGTTGACCTTGTCCTGGCCGGCGTACTTCGGTGCCGAGCCGTGGACGGGTTCGGCCAGCACGCGGCCGTCGCCGACGTTGGCGCCGGGGGCGATGCCGAGTCCGCCGATTTGGGCGCCACAGGCGTCCGAGAGGTAGTCGCCGTTGAGGTTCGGCAGCGCCAGTACGTCGTACTGGTCGGTGCGGGTGAGAATCTGTTGGAGCATGTTGTCGGCGATGCGGTCGTTGACGACGACGGCGTCCTCCGGCGGTTCGCCGTCGCGCTCCTCCCAGAGGGTGTCCTCGGTGATGACCTTCTCGCCGTACTCCTCTTCGGCGACTTCGTAGCCCCAATCGCGGAAGGCACCCTCGGTGAACTTCATGATGTTGCCCTTGTGGACGAGCGTGACCGAATCGCGGTCGTTCTCGAGGGCGTAGTCGATGGCCTTCCGGACGAGCCGTTTCGTCCCGAACTCGGTGATGGGCTTGATGCCGATGCCGACCGGGCCGTCGTGGATGGTCGAATCGAAGCCCATCTCGTCTTCGACGAACTCCTTGACCTGCTGGACCTCGTCGGTGCCGGACTCCCACTCGATGCCGGCGTAGACGTCTTCGGTGTTCTCCCGGAACGATACCATGTCCATCTGCTCGGGTCGCTTGACCGGTGATGGGACACCGTCGAGGTGGTACGTCGGACGGATGTTGGTGTAGAGGTCGAGTTTCTTCCGGAGGGCGACGTTGAGGCTGCGGAAGCCGGCACCGACGGGCGTCGTCAGCGGACCCTTGATGGAGACCTTGAACTCCTTGAGCGCCTCGATGGTGTCGTCGGGGAGGTTCTCGTCGTACTTCTCCCGTGCGGACTCGCCGGCGTAGACGCGCATCCAGTTGATTTCCCGGCCGGTCGCGTTGGCGGCGGCCTGCAGCACGTCCTGTGCCGCCGGGCCGACGTCGACGCCGATACCGTCGCCGTGGATGATGGGGATGATGGGGTCGTCCGGTACGACGAGTTCGTCGTCACCCGTTACCTCGATTTGCTCGCCCTGCTTGGGCACCTCGACTTTGTCGTATCCCATATGCTTGTGCTTCTACCGGCCCCCTGAAAGGCGTACCGCTCTCGCGGCGAATTTTGCATGAACGACCGGGGAGAACTCCCGTGCGGTTTCCGAGCGTTCGGCTTTCGTCCCAACAAGCCGCAAACCGTAACACGGCGGCGGCCGGAACTGGCGTATGCGCGTCATCGTCCACGGCGGGGCCGGCAGTCCGGCCGACGAGCCGACACCGCGACAGGAAGTCCTCGACGCCGCCGCCGAAACCGGCGGGGAGACCGACGACCCGACCGATGCGGTCGTCGCCGCGGTTCGCGTTCTCGAAGGCGACCCACGGTTCAACGCCGGCGTCGGGTCGGCGGTCCAGTCCGACGGCTACATTCGCACCGACGCCGGCCTGATGACCGACGACCGCGAGGCGGGGGCGGCCTGCGGAATGCCCGGCGTCGAAGCCGCAATCGAGGTCGCCCGCCTCGTCAAAGAGGGGACGCCACACGTCCTCGTCTCGGGCGTCCACGCCGTCGACCTCGCCGAGGCCTTCGGCGTCGAGACCGAGGTCGACCTCTGGTCGGAGCGGACCCGCGAGCAGTGGGAGGACCTCGATGAGCGCCCCGCCGGCGACGCCGGGGAACACGCCGAGTGGGTATCCGAACGGTTCGGCGGCGACCCGGAGGGACGGGGCGAAACGCCCGCCGACCACGACACGGTCGGCGCGGTGGCGACCGATGGCGAGACGGTCGCCGCCGCCACCTCGACGGGCGGCCGCTGGCTGGCTTTGGCCGGCCGGGTCGGTGACGTGCCGCAGGTCGGCAGCGGCTTCTACTGCACCGAGGTCGGCGGGGTCTCCGCGACGGGTGCCGGCGAGGACATCGCTCGCCTGAACCTCTCCCGTCGCGCCAGTCAGTTCCTCGAAGACGGCCTCGACGCTCAGGCGGCCGCCGACGCCGCCCTCGCGGAGTTCGGCGACCTCGCCGAGGGGTCGGCGGGGCTCATCGTTCTCTCCCCCGACGGCGACTGTGGGCAGGCGTACAACAGCGAGGCGATGCAGACTGCCGTTTCGGGGTCGGTCTGAGGGCACCCTCGCAAAATTATATGCGTGAAAGCGCCGACTGCACAGTATGCCGCGTCAGATACTCGTTCCGTACGACGGTGGGGACCCGGCGGATGCTGCTCTCTCGTTTGTGCTCCGGGAGTTCCCCGACGCCTCGATAACCGTGTTGCACGTCGTCGAGCCGTTTCCCGACCACACCGCGGCGGGAACGGAGGACCCCTCGGCCGACACTTGGCAGGGACGAGCAGTCGACATTGCCGAGGAGGTGTTCGACGGCGTGTGGGAGCGCACTGCCGATCACGACGCCGACATCGACACTCACTGGGAGTACGGCCGCCCTCGTCACGTCATCGTCGAGTACATCGAAAACAACCCAATCGACCACGTCGTGATGGGGAGCCACGGTCGCGGTGCGGTCTCCCGGTTGATTCTCGGGAGCGTCGCGGAGGCGGTCGTCCGCCGCTCGCCGGTCCCGGTCACGGTCGTTCGTGACCCCGAAGCCGACTGAGTTCGGAGGTCCGCTCTCGTCGGCTCCCCCTATGGTTCTTGCCACGGTTCGTCGACGCTCTCGCCGAACAACTCCCGCATCAACACGACGACGCTTTCCGGTGGGAACTGGCCGCGCTCGGTGACGATGGCGTCGACGTGTCTCGGCGGCGTCACGTCGAAGGCGGGATTGGCGACCTCGATGTCGCCGATATCGGCGCGGGTTTCCTCGTCGATGACCTCC contains:
- the icd gene encoding isocitrate dehydrogenase (NADP(+)) — encoded protein: MGYDKVEVPKQGEQIEVTGDDELVVPDDPIIPIIHGDGIGVDVGPAAQDVLQAAANATGREINWMRVYAGESAREKYDENLPDDTIEALKEFKVSIKGPLTTPVGAGFRSLNVALRKKLDLYTNIRPTYHLDGVPSPVKRPEQMDMVSFRENTEDVYAGIEWESGTDEVQQVKEFVEDEMGFDSTIHDGPVGIGIKPITEFGTKRLVRKAIDYALENDRDSVTLVHKGNIMKFTEGAFRDWGYEVAEEEYGEKVITEDTLWEERDGEPPEDAVVVNDRIADNMLQQILTRTDQYDVLALPNLNGDYLSDACGAQIGGLGIAPGANVGDGRVLAEPVHGSAPKYAGQDKVNPTAMILSGRIMLEFMGWDDAADLVRDAVEQTIVDRKVTYDIERQIEGGEKLATSEYANAVIDNLEDLA
- a CDS encoding isoaspartyl peptidase/L-asparaginase; translation: MRVIVHGGAGSPADEPTPRQEVLDAAAETGGETDDPTDAVVAAVRVLEGDPRFNAGVGSAVQSDGYIRTDAGLMTDDREAGAACGMPGVEAAIEVARLVKEGTPHVLVSGVHAVDLAEAFGVETEVDLWSERTREQWEDLDERPAGDAGEHAEWVSERFGGDPEGRGETPADHDTVGAVATDGETVAAATSTGGRWLALAGRVGDVPQVGSGFYCTEVGGVSATGAGEDIARLNLSRRASQFLEDGLDAQAAADAALAEFGDLAEGSAGLIVLSPDGDCGQAYNSEAMQTAVSGSV
- a CDS encoding universal stress protein → MPRQILVPYDGGDPADAALSFVLREFPDASITVLHVVEPFPDHTAAGTEDPSADTWQGRAVDIAEEVFDGVWERTADHDADIDTHWEYGRPRHVIVEYIENNPIDHVVMGSHGRGAVSRLILGSVAEAVVRRSPVPVTVVRDPEAD